The nucleotide window ctgtcaatcactcttgtgaccacaagcagcgtcttgcttgcgatcacaagcgtGCCGCCGCCCCGACAGgtgagcagctgctggtcccggcagcgtcatcaccactgagctctgtgcgtggtgcggcagctgggacttccggtacacggAGCGCATACCGAAAGACCCAGCTGCTGCGGCGCACacggagctcagtgttgatggtgctgctcgggaccaggagctgctcatctgtcgggaacagaggagaagagacccacgacgggggagcgtgttgacaggtgagttgtgttttggttttttatcataggggggagatggacaacatgaggggggggctataggggagagatggacaacatggcgGGGCTATAGGgcggagatggacaacatgagggggctataggggggagatggacaacatgggggggctatagggcagagatggacaacatgaggggggctatagagcggagatggacaacatgaggggggctatagagcggagatggacaacatgaggggtcgatgggggggatggaaaacatgagggggcccTATAGCCCTGTGCTGAAGGGTGgaccccaagaatgatttcccctggtgggcccaaggcactccagtccgacactgtatgtaGGGGCCCTATATCGGCTGACTTTGTGTCCGGCCTTCACAAGAATAACTGGGGACCTGGGAGGTCGGGAGGCACTCAGACGCATGGGTGGGCAGGAAGCTGGAGATGCACACAGCAGGCCCTGTCACAATTACAGGCCCCAGTTATGTCATGTGGTGTGGTATAGCTTGCGGAGTACCTTGTGTCTATCCAGCTCTCGctgtttctcctcctcttcttctctcttcacttTCTCCAGGGTCTCATTGTGATTCAGCTCCTCGATGGAATACTGGTACTTCACATTAGCAATGTCCCTCTGTGATAATAAATGGAGGTGGTTAGTGGGTTCTGAGAGTCCTCCAGATTTGTTACAAAGGTCTCTAAACAATCAGTAGATCGCAAACTGTCTCTTTGCCAGGACTCCTAGTGAGTGTCTGTAATCTGTAAGGAAGCCTGGGTAGGTGCTCAATTTCCCTACAGCGGCCCCACAGGGAAGATCaagtattaaagggatactccggtaaaaatctttctttcaaatgaactggtttcagaaagttctatagatttgtaatttgcttctattaaaaaaatccccatacttatcagctgctggatgtcctgcaggaagtggtgtattctttccagtctgacactgtgctctctgctgccacctctgtccacactgaccccccccccccccccacacacacacatacatagcacCAATCCGCCTCTGGCCTGCACCTTGGGATTGGGATTGCTGTGCACAGGTATCGGTTCTGTGTGGTTAGAGGAAATAAGAACAATGTACGTACTATATTCTCATCGATGAGTCTGAAGTCCAGGTACACCAGGTCTGGCAGATGAGCCGCTACGAATAACCGATACTGTTCCTCTTCACACAGGGGATTTCCTGACAGATTCAGGGTCCTCAGCTGCTTGAATCTGCGCAGGTAGATGAGCTGGAGGCACGAAAATAATAATTGTTATGTAACAGAGTCACAAATCTTCTATGTTCCAGCCATTAGTCACATGATACTGGTGTGTATGAATGGGTATTCCCAATTCCaaaagttattccctatccacagaataaagGAAAACAAGCTGATCAgccctctccattcattctccatcGTTCTTGGGATTGGTGGTCCAAGCTGtcagaccccctcccccaattagCTTATTATTCCATTAACCACAGACTTTTGGAGTTAAAAATACCCCTTTAgcgtatgttcccacaatgtcttttttttacgGACGTATTTTTGGATGACCATCTAAAGTATAAAGCGGGTCATACAGCGACAGCTGTCCTCCTCAACCCCCACACACTGGACATGCTTAGCTGAGAGTGTATTCTAAATGTGGATAAAGATGCCGCTTATCTCCCTGAGATCATAAGGAACAGACATGCTGAAATCTTCTTGATCTTTCTTTTCCCCAGCCGTAAGCCCCCCATAAACATTAGGCCATGTTGCCATATTTGAGATCTGAATGCAtaaagaaatgggggggggggcaagggagatgcttaagcagggagaggagagaaccagccccTGTAGTTTGCAGTATTAGGAGCcaacacagcacaacatcctggaatcttacctcaccaagttcccaaAAAAGCACTGAgtagtctgacctgtgaatccagaatTTTCTGTGGCCAGACAAACatcaaactgcagggctgcttctctgctcttcctgctcactcatccccctcagcccctccctccTTTTAggctataatggacacagcaaacctaTTATCATTTTGCTCCCCTGTAATGTAGACgcctttgcctgataatgaacagataacaGGTAAGTGTGGGGCAGGgatggaggctgcaaaacagctttttgaccaCACAgccttttgcctaataaaacctattacagaatttcataaaattgcttgtactgtctTCACTGAGCCTGAACAATTATTGGACAAAATATGGTCATTGAGGTTTAAGGTTAGGTCCAGTCAGCGTTGGGAGCCTCTGTCGCAGAGTATGTTCAGCTCTGAAAAACTGAGCCAAATAAACTGCTGCACCAATGGACAGGAATGGAGCCCGacagaccccattgactttaatagggtatGCTGGGTTTTCGTCCAGCTACTAACCAGAGTCTAATGAGTAATTTACCCCCCACCCGCAGCTGCAAagtaaattaatgttgctgcagcctatgccagAGAcacagcttctgcgcctgtgtcatccgcggcgggtcccggctgtcagtgatagccagggaacTGCCGCAACTGTCAGCACCGAGAGGGAGGTAAGGTCACAAACTCTGCCCTCTCCTCCTTGCCGCTGTTACAGGATTCTaaaagcggcaggggacagaggagaggggacagaGTAAGAGGCTTTCTCAAAAAGACCTGGGCAATGAGGAATCAATGACTCAcagtcgtgaaagggttaaaacagTCTGCAATGGCGCCTCTGATAgggtgtggacccagcctaatggtgcgtttacacagacagatttatctgacagatctttcaagccaaaaccaggaacagactataaacagggatcatgtcataaaggaaagactgggatctatcctcttttcaaatccattcctggctttggcttccaatatctgtcagataaatctttctgtgtaaacgcaccctaagggtcctattagtcaAAGCAATTTAATGTTTTCTCCGATTAGTGAtaaacaacctgaaatcattcaccataacagACGGAATGATagttagtaacgatcgcaattacaattGTTTGTACACGATTTACAGTGACTGTATGGCCAGCTCATGCAATCAATGACATATTAACAAATTTccgttagggtgcatttacacagacagatttatctgacagatttttgaagccaaagccaggaacagactataaacagagaacaggtcataaaagaaagactgagatttctcctcttctcaaagccattcctggctttggcttcaaaaatcagtcagataaatctgtcggtGTAAACGCAACGTTGGTAgtctgattgttgcctgcatacacaccgaatgattatcgcttaaattcgaacgatataatgattttttgcacaataatctttctgtgtcattgggcccttatgctacgtttacacagaacgattatcaggcgaattttcgcaaaaacgatcgcattgagcgataattgttccatgtaaacacagcaaacgatcaagcgatgagtgaaaaatcgttcattttcatcttttaacatgttcttaaatcatcgttcgtcattcgcaaaaaattcgcagatcgcttcgtgtaaacagtctttcaaagattcaccctatataaaagatgggcttaaacgatcttaaaaacgatcgcaagaacgatttttcttacgaattttctaacgatttattcgtctaaacgctgatcgttatgaaaaccaaattgttgctacaaaatcgttaaacgatcgattgggcgaattatcgcttcgtgtaaacgtagcattatggtgcgtttacacagaaagatttatctgacagattttggaagccaaagccaggaatggatttgaaaagaggagagattccagtctttcctttatgacctgatccctgtttatagtctgttcctggttttggcttcaaagatctgtcagataaatctgtctgtgtaaacgcaccattacactttACAATAACAATGGAACCTGAGTGAATAATAGACAATGAATCCCCACCAGTCCCAGCTTACATTTTCCAGCACGGTCAGGTTGTTGTTTCCTATAGACAGGACCTGCAGATTCTTCAGACTGTCCATGTTCTCTAGGACTGAGATGCGGTTGTTGTACAGACTGAGATCCTCCAGCTTGGTCAGAGCGCTCAGGCCTTCAATCACCTCAATGTTGTTGAATGAAAGGTCTGTAAGATATCACGGCGTGACTGGTTATATTCACTACTACCATAGAGCAGCGATTTATTACTGTATTACTAGGATGACCAGTATACCCACCTATTGAAAATCAATGGATGATAAACTGTTTATAGCTCAGAGATTTCCAAACACTTCAGAATTTTGACTTCATAGAAAAACTAGACTCCAACTATTGGCTATTATACTCCAACTATTGGCTGTTATACTCCAACTATTGGCTGTTATACTCCAACTATTGGCTATTATACTCCAACTATTGGCTGTTATACTCCAACTATTGGCTATTATACTCCAACCATTGGCTGTTATACTCCAACCATTGGCTGTTATACTCCAACTATTAGCTGTTATACTCCAACTATTGGCTGTTATACTCCAACTATTGGCTGTTATACTCCAACTATTGGCTATTATACTCCAACTATTGGCTGTTATACTCCAACTATTGGCTATTATACTCCAACTATTGGCTATTATACTCCAACTATTGGCTATTATACTCCAACTATTGGCTGTTATACTCCAACTATTGGCTGTTATACTCCAACTATTGGCAATTATACTCCAACTATTGGCTATTATACTCCAACTATTGGCTGTTATACTCCAACTATTGGCTATTATACTCAAACTATTGGCTGTTATACTCCAACTATTGGCTGTTATACTCCAACTATTGGCTATTATACTCAAACTATTGGCTGTTATACTCCAACTATTGGCTGTTATACTCCAACTATTGGCTGTTATACTCCAACTATTGGCTGTTATACTCCAACTATTGGCTATTATACTCCAACTATTGGCTGTTATACTCCAACTATTGGCTGTTATACTCCAACTATTGGCTGTTATACTCCAACTATTGGCAATTATACTCCAACTATTGGCTGTTATACTCCAACTATTGGCAATTATACTCCAACTTTTGGATGTTATACTCAAACTATTGGCTATTATACTCCAACTATTGGCTGTTATACTCCAACTATTGGATGTTATACTCAAACTATTGGCTATTATACTCCAACTATTGGCTATTATACTCCAACTATTGACTGGAAACAAGTTCCGGATGACCAAATATTCCAGATTATTGGAAGCTGTAACACATTGTACTTCCATGCAACGATGGATTGTTGTATTGTGCACAATGTCTATGGTCAGAAATAATACCGATATAATGGAATTGTATCAAGGCTGATTACTCACCGAGCCAAACTAAATGGACCAATGTTTCCAGGCCCTGGATCTTCTCTATGATGTTATTGTCCAGTTGCAGCTTGGTCACATTGTGGAACTGCCACAGATTGTCTATCTTCAGGATATCTGCAGTCATGAAATCAGTATCAATGCATCTACCATGTACCAATGGATCAAAGTAGGCCAAGACCATAATCGGGGCTGCACCAACATtgggactatccctttaaaggggttattcagcactacaaaacatggccactttccccctactgttgtctccagtttggatggggttttgaaactcatttccattgaagtaaatggagcttaattgcaaactgcacctgaactggagacaacagtagggggaaaagtggccatgtttttgtagagctggataacccctttaaggcaaggggaatcttcggccctccagctattgcaatgtTCACCaatctgtggcaaaactacaactcccatcaggcccaGACAGCCATGAGCTGTctaggcctgatgggagttgtagttttccaacagttggagagccacctGTAGGGTAAAacagcttaagggtgcgttcacacctacaggatccgcagcagatttgatggtgcagatttgattctgtgttcagttatttaaatgaaatccgctgcggatctgctgcggatccgcagcagaaaatacgctgcagatccggtaagtgtgaacgtaccctaaaggggttatccagtgttagaaaaacatggccgttttcttccagagacagtaccactcttgtctccagttcaggtgtggtttgcaattaagctccattcacttcaatagaactgagttacaaaacctgcacccaaactagagtcaagagtggtgctgtctctgtggtcatgtttttgtagcgctgaataacccttaaaggggaaaaGACCCTTAATATGCCCTCCCTAAATAAAGTACCCTCTAAATAATGCATAAAACAATACAGTATAGCTAATAGTAGGAAATAAGCACCATAACATAAGGTTTGGTTCAAGATTAGAAAAAGATGTTACCCTCTTCCAGAAAAAGTGCTCCACCCGTCTATgggttgtgcctggtattgcagcctgGCTTCTTTGATGTAAAtgcagctgagctgcaataccgcacatgaCCCgtagacaggtgtggcgctgtttccgaaagaaatcagccatgtttgCTAATTCAAAGGACTattcctttaaaggagacctgtcaccccccgcgccggggtgacaggctcccgacccccaggtagatccccttatacttacctcatgtcgctgagtcccgctgccggagccggtcccaggacggagatatcccggtgagaagcagagatgagtccggctccattcattctctatggacgctggactcatctccacagcgcgcgctccggcttctcaccgggatatctccgtcccgggaccggctccggcagcgggactcggcgacatgaggtaagtataaggggatctatctgggggtggggagcctgtcaccccggcgcggggggtgacaggtcctctttaaagtgtcactgtcatttttttttttgcagaaatcaatagtccaggccattttaagaaacgttgcaattgggtttattcaGCAAATATAtaattatctgcattaaaaaagactttccccagcccccccccccctcctctctctctcatccactgctcattatcaggaaatctcgactcttttacatcagttgagccctgtgtaacctatggagaggggaggggggagattagtcggcagcagagagcagtgaacaaagcattacacagtgggacctgtgttaaagctggtattcagaggtcagtgctgacttcagaggagatagccctgttatgtagctgtaaattaactctttgttgtcctgttttggtgcctcatctccctccacccctcccctctccatagaaaatcatgaagacaggggggagagcttcaaactgcttttccatgataaaaatgcatttttcggctaataaacccaattacaacgttttttttaaatcgcctgtactattgatttctgccaaaaaatttaaaggacagtgacactttaagaatccTTTCAAGACAAATCACCAACACAGGCTTCTTACTCTTAAAATCAAGGCGTAAGCTGGTGACGTCCTTGAAGTTGATGCCCTCCATCTTGGCGATGCGGCCGGCTTCCTCCCGCGGACCTTGCTCCTCCACGGCGTTTCTCAGCATCTCATCGTCTATGACGTTCGGCTCTACTGTGTCATACATGGTGCTCGGTTtcgctactttttttttctttttaaaaagacaatatataatatacagttgacATGAAAAAGTTTCAGTATTAGGCCTTCCTGTTTATTATAATGCTAAATTACACAGGATAGTCAGGATTTCtgatacttgtagttccacagcagCCGGATAACCCTGATGTACCAGCTGCCATGTAAAATAAtgctgatatagatatatatatatatatatatatatatatatatatatatataaataatataattatatatatatataatttttgactgtctgaaaacaaaaagaaaggaaaaaaaagaaaaaatcgcAATACTTTCTCTTTATTACCTGTCCGGTCTGCAGAACTGGCAATGCGTTTTCTGGTTGCTAAGGGAAACCATACACGTGATTCACAGTAACCAATGAATGGGCGACCTTAGAAAAGCACAAACGGACACATAAAGGTTTATTATTCAAAATGCGCCAGCCAATGAGAACATTTTGTTGAAGGACGTCAGGGAAAGGAGGGCATTGATCGTGACCAAGCAATGTCATGGACCATTAGCCAATCAGCATCACTGGGCGGGGTTTACTCCTGTCATCTACACGGGGGTGGGATAAGGTAATATTTAGGGCAGTTCATGCTTATTTATAATTGGATGAAACATGTGTAAATCAAAAAGCAGACATATGCATTGTCCATTAGGATTTTAGGGATGCGCTTTTAGACGAGGGATGGGTGGGTCGTTTGTTTGATAGACAGTAGAATGGACCAATGAGAATACAGTAGCAGTAAATTCATCCAATTGTCATAGAGAGTAGGCGGGACATCGGCTTGTCTGTGTGAACCATTGCAAAGGCCGGCTGTTTGTTGTCATCAAGATGGAGTTTCTACTGGGGAACCCGTACAGCACCCCGGTGGGGCAGTGTATCGGTAAGCGGCCCCGGGATCGGGATCTGCTCCTTTTATTTTCTACTATAGTGCCCTgtaatgtcatatatatatgtcacctctgtgctgctgtatacacatcatatatcccctatatactgctgtatacaccccatatatcccctatatactgctgtatacaccccatatatccactatacatcccctatataccgctgtatacacatcatatatcccctatatactgctgtatacaccccatatatccactatacatcccctatataccgctgtatacacatcatatatcccctatatactgctgtatacaccccatatatcccctatatactgctgtatacaccccatatatcccctatatactgctgtatacaccccatatatcccctatatactgctgtatacaccccatatatcccctatatactgctgtatacaccccatatatcccctatatactgctgtatacaccccatatatcccctatatactgctgtatacaccccatatatcccctatatactgctgtatacacccatatatcccctatatactgctgtatacaccccatatatcccctatatactgctgtatacaccccatatatcccctatatactgctgtatacaccccatatatcccctatatactgctgtatacacatcatatatcccctatatactgctgtatacaccccatatatcccctatatactgctgtatacaccccatatatcccctatatactgctgtatacaccccatatatcccctatatactgctgtatacaccccatatatcccctatatactgctgtatacaccccatatatcccctatatactgctgtatacaccccatatatcccctatatactgctgtatacaccccatatatcccctatatactgctgtatacaccccatatatcccctatatactgctgtatacaccccatatatcccctatatactgctgtatacacatcatatatcccctatatactgctgtatacaccccatatatcccctatatactgctgtatacaccccatatatcccctatatactgctgtatacaccccatatatcccctatatactgctgtatacaccccatatatcccctatatactgctgtatacaccccatatatcccctatatactgctgtatacacatcatatatcccctatatactgctgtatacaccccatatatcctctgtacatcccctatatactgctgtatacaccccatatatcctctgtacatcccctatatactgctgtatacaccccatatatactgctgtatacaccccatatatcccctatatactgctgtatacaccccatatatcccctatatactgctgtatacaccccatatatcctctgtacatcccctatatactgctgtatacaccccatatatcctctgtacatcccctatatactgctgtatacaccccatatatcccctatatactgctgtatacaccccatatatcccctatatactgctgtatacaccccatatatcctctgtacatcccctatatactgctgtatacaccccatatatactgctgtatacaccccatatatcccctatatactgctgtatacaccccatatatcccctatatactgctgtatacaccccatatatcctttgtacatcccctatatacagctgtatacaccccatatatactgctgtatacaccccatatatcccctatatactgctgtatacaccctatatatactgctgtatacacatcatatatcccctatatactgctgtatacaccccatatatccactatacatcccctatatactgctgtatacacctcatatatCCACTATACAtgccctatatactgctgtatacaccccatatatccactatatactgctgtatacaccccatatatactgctgtatacaccccctatatacagctgtatacaccccatatatcccctatatactgctgtatacacatcatatatcccctatatactgctgtatacaccccatatatcctctgtacatcccctatatacagctgtatacaccccatatatcccctatatactgctgtatacaccccatatatcccatatatactgctgtatacaccccatatatcccctatatactgctgtatacacatcatatatcccctatatactgctgtatacactccatatatcctctgtacatcccctatatactgctgtatacacatcatatatcccctatatatcccctatatactgctgtatacaccccatatatcccctatacaccccctatatactgctgtatacaccccatatacatcccctatatactgctgcatacaccccatatatcactatacatcccCTTCATACttctgtatacaccccatatatcccctatatactactgtatacaccccatatatatcCACTGTACAtcccctgtatactgctgtatacatcccATATATATCCactatacatcccctatatactgctgtatacaccccatatatccactatacatcccctatatacagctgtatacaccccatgtatcccctatatacttctgtatacaccccatatatccactgtacatcccctatatactgctgtatacaccccatatatccactatacatcccctatatactgctgtatacaccccatatatcctcTATATTTTCCCtctatactgctgtatacaccccatatatccagtatacatgccctatatactgctgtatacaccctgtGCATTCACTATGCatctcctatatactgctgtatacagtgttttGTTGTTGGTCCTCTATGGATAtcgtgttgttttttttgttggtcCTCTATAGATATTGTGTTGGTTTTTTGTTGGTCCTCTATAGGTATCCAGTTGGTTTTTTGTTGGTCCTCTATAGGTATCATGTTGTTTTGTTGTTGGTCCTCTATGGATAtcgtgttgtttttttgttggtcCTTTCTAGTTATCATGTTGGTTTTTTGTTGGTCCTCTACAGTTTTCATGTTGGTTTTTTGTTGGTCCTCTACAGTTTTCATGTTGGTTTTTGTTGGTCCTCTATAGGTATCGTGTTGGTTTTTTGTTGGTCCTCTATAGCTATCGTGTTGTTTTGTTGTTGGTCCTCTATGGATATCGTGTTGGTTTTTTGTTGGTCCTCTATAGATATTGTGTTGGTTTTTTGTTGGTCCTCTATAGatactgtgttgtttttttgttggtcCTCTAAAGGTAtccagttgtttttttgttggtcCTCTACAGTtaacattagggatggtccgaacgctcggcagcagatacccgctgtctgcccgctccgtggagcgggcggatccagcgggagtaacgcctggaaaactgggatacagcctatggctatggctgtatcctagttttccaggcggtcctcccgctggatccgcccgctccacagagcgggcagacagcgggaatcattaccgagggtgcGGGTTCGTACGAGcctgaaccgaactctgttcggaccatccctagttaacgttttgttttttttttgtttgtcctcTATAGATATCGTGTTGGTTTTTTGTTGGTCCTCTATAgatattgtgttgtttttttgttggtcCTCTATAGTTATCGTGTTGATTTTTTGTTGGTCCTCTACCGGTTTCATGTTGATTTTTTGTTGGTCCTTTATAGGTACCGTGTTGGTTTTTTGTTGGTGCTGCTTTGGTCAGCAGTTTATGTCCATGTCTGGATATCTCAACCCCTTTGTCATTGTGAAGCATCCTTGTTGTACCCTCAGTTGTCTGTACCTTTTGTCTGTGCGGCTGTTGTGAgaccacaactcccagctatgTTTGGCTATAGGTTTAGGGGTCACCTGTAACAGTACTAACAATTATCAGGTGAGATGTCAGGTTCTGGGTGCGACTGACACCATTGCACAATGTATTTGACTCCTCCCTGAGATCCTTTTCATTTCTTCTTGGTCTACCTGTAGAGGTCACAACATTTGTTGGTTCAGTGCTGGTGCTGCATTTGTTTTGTAATGGTGCTGTGTTG belongs to Dendropsophus ebraccatus isolate aDenEbr1 chromosome 9, aDenEbr1.pat, whole genome shotgun sequence and includes:
- the DRC3 gene encoding dynein regulatory complex subunit 3 isoform X2, with translation MYDTVEPNVIDDEMLRNAVEEQGPREEAGRIAKMEGINFKDVTSLRLDFKNILKIDNLWQFHNVTKLQLDNNIIEKIQGLETLVHLVWLDLSFNNIEVIEGLSALTKLEDLSLYNNRISVLENMDSLKNLQVLSIGNNNLTVLENLIYLRRFKQLRTLNLSGNPLCEEEQYRLFVAAHLPDLVYLDFRLIDENIRDIANVKYQYSIEELNHNETLEKVKREEEEEKQRELDRHKAAYVEYLNGPYLFESLYAEDVEGTRLSSLPAVAELVEPYRTKCSEICQNIFEYGLQHHEKREAEMAIFNECLQEAVTENQEAGAKKIQELESKNNELLYELSQITDQLILDAKSLQYSQDVAQLMDALLNLEIQLVDQLEEIIKEYERNIGELVSTFLETVQGLMAQIRDLENQHHEKLLELCINMLDRVLKGEMDEDMTDELRAVMYCLDCYL